The Xylocopa sonorina isolate GNS202 chromosome 17, iyXylSono1_principal, whole genome shotgun sequence genome includes a region encoding these proteins:
- the Lrr gene encoding capping protein regulator and myosin 1 linker 1 leucine rich repeat protein isoform X4 — protein sequence MSTRSQLTKDLNESVKALLGKHIKILLKNVVKLETKQDKQENRVLVFSPCRLFLLTAKVPTRIDCHFHYLEITSIESKRANQLSLSVGERSYNFTTTGAGADTTEVDAMIEALHTAIRNIFPTVPLNYIIRKIEVIPASRLQSIRGSELARSTEATRHTGPCGGFSAQYACMCDLHGIPYRDEVAWDVDTIYLSHDTRELNLRDFDHLDQKDLVPIISALEYNTWFTKLRASHLKLSHEPLERLLHVMRRSLSIQELYLDNLGIKWDFAHKLSLALISNANTMLQTIDLSYNTIEDKGGAHLSGPIGKLPKGLQKLNLAHCGLTGKGISQIAHALSLNRSMPTTLQYLNLSENSLKDDINNLCNFLAQPNSLTHLDLSGTDTTLECLFGALLRGCATNLVHLNVARNSFSSKKTKEIPPSFKQFFTATLSLKYLNISSCKLPLEALKHLLLGLACNESTVGLELDMSGNNLGSMGAHVLESCIHGVRCIASLDISDSNMDVDLAQVITAIGKNKSIKQLYMGRNTISMKSKHIAVVMDALVQMLQEDDCVLQALHLPDSRLKSDLHNLINALGSNMCLHTLDISGNQIGDPGARLVAKALQINNHLRTIIYDKNNITLQGYADIVHALEKNCSVRHMPFPIYDLQPCMKTSTEKTEQLVKKIQDLLQRNVTPCKYSHGQAFRLQQGFLLSSTQQMVDRLVVQTQDTIKAIAAESCDANNDINYATGLIQDADNSKQLLPRLHEVLQRRDESNPIELKLHEMANELHKVVTIYLQDSLDAMIKCANEQCPTILSQTVIRGDESESIAVEDDLRNSCKEKNQISSEFIHTTITEQAGADIVNRVNELNLAVAAHVSDRITDEVIESLSRSYKNLIGDCDSRTRSSTPDVLRPSAGSMSSGSVIGVTSTVSVSTALPVGRSSITSEEDCPPETYSLVNSICQCSSDPSPMKLDYLNLATPHLSNKRKSLHGRKLRPKSVVDSVEGLSADDIPDLLPSLPKSQAEAISETEHSLTESLDSVSELPNTVGQQLQHLVKSRPRRTKTRAPTRPMLRPDQPVDGLALGEGLDVFFRPTTPTTPLISPTSDDSSLHTFPTDGSPNLSLTSHKSIPPETDKKLGCSSPMLKTLLEPTPRSRSSDNLEKFSPLVGRRSQGDSPLTASPLARRNTTDNAQNHERIVAKSDNSKDTNSNVYNNSVNSSADTSKRNTLPIIGPGTSPRSLRDSDESNKTLQQTNTINPSDKDATTVPKDYENRKSLAKKSTAETDKTANPALPSLKLRSTGFDLRSPTNGSSTKTNSEASKSPVLKSLTKGNSSITDGKNNGALSKTKLIPPVTAPKPRPWSMTTDRKSGEFNLLSDGSSPNTSAGNTPDSGDALDESTDSGVTEVPRTVEESRISFKLRRTSFLRDSNFNYNNDVVDV from the exons ATGTCAACCAGATCGCAGCTCACGAAAGATTTAAACG AATCGGTGAAAGCTTTGCTCGGTAAGCACATCAAGATATTGTTGAAAAACGTTGTGAAATTGGAAACAAAACAAGATAAACAGGAGAATCGTGTTCTG GTTTTTTCACCATGCCGTCTGTTTCTTTTAACGGCCAAAGTGCCCACAAGG ATCGACTGCCATTTTCATTACCTAGAAATAACTTCTATAGAATCCAAAAGAGCGAATCAGTTATCTTTAAGCGTCGGAGAAAGGTCTTACAATTTTACTACTACAGGAGCAGGTGCAGATACTACAGAAGTAGATGCAATGATTGAGGCCTTACATACTGCAATTCGGAATATCTTCCCCACTGTACCGTTAAA TTACATAATAAGAAAAATAGAGGTAATACCAGCTAGTAGATTGCAAAGTATAAGAGGTAGTGAATTAGCTAGAAGTACAGAAGCGACGAGACACACAGGACCTTGCGGTGGATTTTCAGCCCAGTATGCATGTATGTGTGATTTACATGGTATACCATATAGGGACGAAGTAGCCTGG GATGTCGATACGATATACCTCTCTCACGATACAAGAGAGTTAAATTTAAGAGATTTCGATCATTTGGATCAAAAAGATTTGGTGCCAATCATTTCTGCCTTGGAATATAACACTTGGTTCACAAAATTAAGGGCATCGCACCTTAAATTAAGTCACGAACCTCTAGAAAGATTGTTACATGTTATGCGTAGATCTCTTTCCATTCAGGAACTTTATTTAGATAATCTTGGAATTAAATG gGATTttgcacataaattatcattagctttaatttctaatgctaatACAATGTTACAGACTATTGATTTATCGTACAATACTATTGAAGATAAAG GAGGTGCACATTTAAGCGGACCTATCGGAAAATTGCCCAAAGGTTTACAAAAATTAAACTTAGCACATTGTGGACTAACTGGAAAAGGAATAAGTCAGATTGCGCATGCGTTAAGTTTAAATAGAAGCATGCCAACTACGTTACAATATTTGAATCTTTCAGAAAATTCATTAAAAGATGACATCAAT AATTTATGTAATTTTTTGGCACAACCTAATAGCCTAACTCATTTAGATTTAAGTGGTACAGATACAACACTAGAATGC CTGTTTGGTGCTTTATTACGGGGTTGTGCAACTAATCTAGTCCATTTAAATGTTGCTCGCAACTCCTTTTCAAGCAAGAAGACCAAAGAAATACCTCCCAGCTTTAAGCAATTCTTTACAGCTACACTTTCATTGAAATACTTAAATATATCTTCCTGTAAATTGCcgttagaagcattaaaacatttGTTACTTGGTTTGGCATGCAATGAAAGTACCGTTGGTTTGGAACTTGATATGAGTGGAAACAATTTGGGTTCTATGGGTGCTCATGTCTTGGAATCATGCATCCATGGTGTTCGTTGCATAGCGTCGTTGGATATTTCAGATAGCA ATATGGATGTTGATTTAGCACAAGTAATTACAGCTATAGGAAAAAATAAATCTATAAAACAATTATATATGGGTCGCAATACTATCAGCATGAAAAGTAAACATATTGCTGTTGTAATGGATGCCCTTGTGCAAATGCTTCAAGAAGATGATTGTGTTTTACAAGCGCTACATTTACCAGATTCTCGATTAAAGTCTGATCTCCATAATCTTATTAATGCTCTTGGTAGTAACATGTGTCTTCATACTTTAGATATTAGTGGTAATCAGATTGGTGACCCAGGTGCTAGATTAGTGGCGAAAGCGCTACAAATTAATAACCATTTGCGGACCATTATTTATGACAAAAATAATATTACACTTCAAGGCTATGCTGATATTGTTCATGCTTtagaaaa aaaCTGTAGCGTAAGGCATATGCCGTTTCCAATTTATGATTTGCAACCATGTATGAAAACTTCCACTGAGAAAACTGAACAATTAGTTAAGAAGATACAGGATTTACTACAAAGAAATGTTACACCGTGTAAATATAGTCATGGGCAAGCATTTAGATTACAACAAGGATTTTTGTTAAGTTCCACGCAGCAAATGGTCGATAGACTTGTTGTACAAACCCAAGATACTATTAAAGCTATCGCCGCAGAAAGTTGTGATGCTAATAACGATATTAATTATGCGACTGGGCTTATACAAGATGCAGATAATTCGAAACAG cTTCTACCGAGATTACATGAAGTTCTTCAACGACGCGACGAGAGTAATCCAATCGAATTAAAATTACACGAAATGGCAAATGAACTTCACAAAGTTGTAACCATATATTTGCAG GATTCCTTGGATGCTATGATAAAATGTGCAAATGAGCAATGTCCTACGATACTGTCGCAGACGGTGATTAGAGGCGACGAAAGCGAATCAATTGCAGTCGAAGATGATCTAAGAAATAGTTGCAAAGAGAAAAATCAAATTAGTAGTGAATTTATACATACTACCATTACAGAACAGGCTGGAGCAGATATCGTCAATAGAGTCAA CGAATTAAATTTGGCTGTTGCTGCGCATGTATCCGACAGAATAACAGACGAAGTGATTGAATCGTTGTCAAGAAGTTATAAAAACTTA ATCGGTGACTGTGATAGTAGAACAAGAAGCAGTACACCTGATGTGCTACGGCCTAGTGCTGGTTCAATGAGCAGTGGAAGTGTCATAGGAGTTACAAGCACTGTCAGTGTGTCTACAGCATTACCAGTTGGTAGAAGTAGTATTACCTCGGAAGAAGATTGCCCACCAGAGACTTATTCGCTCGTAAATTCCATTTGTCAGTGTTCCAGTGACCCATCtccaatg AAATTGGATTATTTGAATCTT GCTACGCCACATCTCTCAAATAAACGGAAAAGTTTGCACGGAAGAAAGTTGCGTCCGAAGTCTGTAGTCGATTCTGTGGAGGGCCTCTCGGCAGATGACATCCCAGACCTGTTACCATCGTTACCAAAAAGTCAAGCTGAAG CTATTTCAGAAACAGAACATTCGTTAACGGAGTCATTGGATTCTGTTTCCGAATTACCTAACACTGTAGGGCAACAGCTGCAACATTTGGTAAAATCTAGACCTCGCAGAACAAAGACCAGGGCACCCACGAGACCAATGTTGAGACCCGATCAACCAGTGGATGGTCTTGCTCTTGGAGAAGGCCTTGACGTGTTCTTCAGACCAACTACACCGACAACACCTCTCATTTCTCCTACAAGCGATGATAG CTCCTTGCATACCTTCCCGACCGATGGTAGTCCAAATTTGTCTCTTACAAGTCACAAAAGTATTCCACCTGAAACAGATAAGAAACTTGGCTGTAGTTCTCCGATGTTGAAAACACTTCTCGAACCGACACCACGATCACGATCCAGTGATAATTTAGAGAAATTCTCTCCCCTTGTTGGCAGAAGATCTCAAGGTGATTCACCATTAACCGCATCTCCGTTAGCTCGACGAAACACGACTGATAATGCTCAGAATCATGAAAGAATTGTTGCAAAATCTGATAACAGTAAAGATACAAATAGTAATGTATATAACAATAGTGTCAATAGTTCTGCCGATACATCTAAACGTAACACATTACCAATTATCGGTCCTGGTACAAGTCCACGCAGTTTACGAGATTCGGACGAAAGTAATAAAACGTTGCAACAAACAAATACCATCAATCCTTCCGATAAGGATGCAACGACTGTTCCTAAAGATTATGAAAATAGAAAGAGTTTAGCAAAAAAGTCTACAGCAGAAACTGATAAGACTGCAAATCCAgctctgccttcactcaaattaaGATCGACAGGTTTTGATCTTCGTAGTCCAACAAATGGTAGCAGTACGAAAACTAATTCAGAAGCATCGAAGTCTCCAGTATTAAAATCATTAACCAAAGGAAATAGTTCTATTACAGATGGAAAAAACAATGGTGCTCTTTCAAAAACAAAACTTATTCCACCTGTAACAGCTCCGAAACCAAGACCTTGGAGTATGACCACTGATAGAAAATCTG gtgaatttaatttattaaGCGACGGTTCTAGTCCAAATACTTCAGCAGGTAATACACCTGATTCTGGTGACGCTCTTGATGAATCAACAGATAGCGGC GTAACGGAAGTGCCGAGAACGGTTGAAGAGAGTCGTATAAGTTTTAAGCTTCGACGTACTTCATTTTTACGTGACTCAAATTTCAACTACAACAACGATGTAGTTGACGTTTGA
- the Lrr gene encoding capping protein regulator and myosin 1 linker 1 leucine rich repeat protein isoform X2: protein MSTRSQLTKDLNESVKALLGKHIKILLKNVVKLETKQDKQENRVLVFSPCRLFLLTAKVPTRIDCHFHYLEITSIESKRANQLSLSVGERSYNFTTTGAGADTTEVDAMIEALHTAIRNIFPTVPLNYIIRKIEVIPASRLQSIRGSELARSTEATRHTGPCGGFSAQYACMCDLHGIPYRDEVAWDVDTIYLSHDTRELNLRDFDHLDQKDLVPIISALEYNTWFTKLRASHLKLSHEPLERLLHVMRRSLSIQELYLDNLGIKWDFAHKLSLALISNANTMLQTIDLSYNTIEDKGGAHLSGPIGKLPKGLQKLNLAHCGLTGKGISQIAHALSLNRSMPTTLQYLNLSENSLKDDINNLCNFLAQPNSLTHLDLSGTDTTLECLFGALLRGCATNLVHLNVARNSFSSKKTKEIPPSFKQFFTATLSLKYLNISSCKLPLEALKHLLLGLACNESTVGLELDMSGNNLGSMGAHVLESCIHGVRCIASLDISDSNMDVDLAQVITAIGKNKSIKQLYMGRNTISMKSKHIAVVMDALVQMLQEDDCVLQALHLPDSRLKSDLHNLINALGSNMCLHTLDISGNQIGDPGARLVAKALQINNHLRTIIYDKNNITLQGYADIVHALEKNCSVRHMPFPIYDLQPCMKTSTEKTEQLVKKIQDLLQRNVTPCKYSHGQAFRLQQGFLLSSTQQMVDRLVVQTQDTIKAIAAESCDANNDINYATGLIQDADNSKQLLPRLHEVLQRRDESNPIELKLHEMANELHKVVTIYLQDSLDAMIKCANEQCPTILSQTVIRGDESESIAVEDDLRNSCKEKNQISSEFIHTTITEQAGADIVNRVNELNLAVAAHVSDRITDEVIESLSRSYKNLIGDCDSRTRSSTPDVLRPSAGSMSSGSVIGVTSTVSVSTALPVGRSSITSEEDCPPETYSLVNSICQCSSDPSPMATPHLSNKRKSLHGRKLRPKSVVDSVEGLSADDIPDLLPSLPKSQAEAISETEHSLTESLDSVSELPNTVGQQLQHLVKSRPRRTKTRAPTRPMLRPDQPVDGLALGEGLDVFFRPTTPTTPLISPTSDDSSLHTFPTDGSPNLSLTSHKSIPPETDKKLGCSSPMLKTLLEPTPRSRSSDNLEKFSPLVGRRSQGDSPLTASPLARRNTTDNAQNHERIVAKSDNSKDTNSNVYNNSVNSSADTSKRNTLPIIGPGTSPRSLRDSDESNKTLQQTNTINPSDKDATTVPKDYENRKSLAKKSTAETDKTANPALPSLKLRSTGFDLRSPTNGSSTKTNSEASKSPVLKSLTKGNSSITDGKNNGALSKTKLIPPVTAPKPRPWSMTTDRKSGEFNLLSDGSSPNTSAGNTPDSGDALDESTDSGVSGPASLPPTLSASSTASSLSNTSVEKRSVRELAASLNKNKTERKENEHTAPAAWRSVLQRSINQPDTKVTEVPRTVEESRISFKLRRTSFLRDSNFNYNNDVVDV from the exons ATGTCAACCAGATCGCAGCTCACGAAAGATTTAAACG AATCGGTGAAAGCTTTGCTCGGTAAGCACATCAAGATATTGTTGAAAAACGTTGTGAAATTGGAAACAAAACAAGATAAACAGGAGAATCGTGTTCTG GTTTTTTCACCATGCCGTCTGTTTCTTTTAACGGCCAAAGTGCCCACAAGG ATCGACTGCCATTTTCATTACCTAGAAATAACTTCTATAGAATCCAAAAGAGCGAATCAGTTATCTTTAAGCGTCGGAGAAAGGTCTTACAATTTTACTACTACAGGAGCAGGTGCAGATACTACAGAAGTAGATGCAATGATTGAGGCCTTACATACTGCAATTCGGAATATCTTCCCCACTGTACCGTTAAA TTACATAATAAGAAAAATAGAGGTAATACCAGCTAGTAGATTGCAAAGTATAAGAGGTAGTGAATTAGCTAGAAGTACAGAAGCGACGAGACACACAGGACCTTGCGGTGGATTTTCAGCCCAGTATGCATGTATGTGTGATTTACATGGTATACCATATAGGGACGAAGTAGCCTGG GATGTCGATACGATATACCTCTCTCACGATACAAGAGAGTTAAATTTAAGAGATTTCGATCATTTGGATCAAAAAGATTTGGTGCCAATCATTTCTGCCTTGGAATATAACACTTGGTTCACAAAATTAAGGGCATCGCACCTTAAATTAAGTCACGAACCTCTAGAAAGATTGTTACATGTTATGCGTAGATCTCTTTCCATTCAGGAACTTTATTTAGATAATCTTGGAATTAAATG gGATTttgcacataaattatcattagctttaatttctaatgctaatACAATGTTACAGACTATTGATTTATCGTACAATACTATTGAAGATAAAG GAGGTGCACATTTAAGCGGACCTATCGGAAAATTGCCCAAAGGTTTACAAAAATTAAACTTAGCACATTGTGGACTAACTGGAAAAGGAATAAGTCAGATTGCGCATGCGTTAAGTTTAAATAGAAGCATGCCAACTACGTTACAATATTTGAATCTTTCAGAAAATTCATTAAAAGATGACATCAAT AATTTATGTAATTTTTTGGCACAACCTAATAGCCTAACTCATTTAGATTTAAGTGGTACAGATACAACACTAGAATGC CTGTTTGGTGCTTTATTACGGGGTTGTGCAACTAATCTAGTCCATTTAAATGTTGCTCGCAACTCCTTTTCAAGCAAGAAGACCAAAGAAATACCTCCCAGCTTTAAGCAATTCTTTACAGCTACACTTTCATTGAAATACTTAAATATATCTTCCTGTAAATTGCcgttagaagcattaaaacatttGTTACTTGGTTTGGCATGCAATGAAAGTACCGTTGGTTTGGAACTTGATATGAGTGGAAACAATTTGGGTTCTATGGGTGCTCATGTCTTGGAATCATGCATCCATGGTGTTCGTTGCATAGCGTCGTTGGATATTTCAGATAGCA ATATGGATGTTGATTTAGCACAAGTAATTACAGCTATAGGAAAAAATAAATCTATAAAACAATTATATATGGGTCGCAATACTATCAGCATGAAAAGTAAACATATTGCTGTTGTAATGGATGCCCTTGTGCAAATGCTTCAAGAAGATGATTGTGTTTTACAAGCGCTACATTTACCAGATTCTCGATTAAAGTCTGATCTCCATAATCTTATTAATGCTCTTGGTAGTAACATGTGTCTTCATACTTTAGATATTAGTGGTAATCAGATTGGTGACCCAGGTGCTAGATTAGTGGCGAAAGCGCTACAAATTAATAACCATTTGCGGACCATTATTTATGACAAAAATAATATTACACTTCAAGGCTATGCTGATATTGTTCATGCTTtagaaaa aaaCTGTAGCGTAAGGCATATGCCGTTTCCAATTTATGATTTGCAACCATGTATGAAAACTTCCACTGAGAAAACTGAACAATTAGTTAAGAAGATACAGGATTTACTACAAAGAAATGTTACACCGTGTAAATATAGTCATGGGCAAGCATTTAGATTACAACAAGGATTTTTGTTAAGTTCCACGCAGCAAATGGTCGATAGACTTGTTGTACAAACCCAAGATACTATTAAAGCTATCGCCGCAGAAAGTTGTGATGCTAATAACGATATTAATTATGCGACTGGGCTTATACAAGATGCAGATAATTCGAAACAG cTTCTACCGAGATTACATGAAGTTCTTCAACGACGCGACGAGAGTAATCCAATCGAATTAAAATTACACGAAATGGCAAATGAACTTCACAAAGTTGTAACCATATATTTGCAG GATTCCTTGGATGCTATGATAAAATGTGCAAATGAGCAATGTCCTACGATACTGTCGCAGACGGTGATTAGAGGCGACGAAAGCGAATCAATTGCAGTCGAAGATGATCTAAGAAATAGTTGCAAAGAGAAAAATCAAATTAGTAGTGAATTTATACATACTACCATTACAGAACAGGCTGGAGCAGATATCGTCAATAGAGTCAA CGAATTAAATTTGGCTGTTGCTGCGCATGTATCCGACAGAATAACAGACGAAGTGATTGAATCGTTGTCAAGAAGTTATAAAAACTTA ATCGGTGACTGTGATAGTAGAACAAGAAGCAGTACACCTGATGTGCTACGGCCTAGTGCTGGTTCAATGAGCAGTGGAAGTGTCATAGGAGTTACAAGCACTGTCAGTGTGTCTACAGCATTACCAGTTGGTAGAAGTAGTATTACCTCGGAAGAAGATTGCCCACCAGAGACTTATTCGCTCGTAAATTCCATTTGTCAGTGTTCCAGTGACCCATCtccaatg GCTACGCCACATCTCTCAAATAAACGGAAAAGTTTGCACGGAAGAAAGTTGCGTCCGAAGTCTGTAGTCGATTCTGTGGAGGGCCTCTCGGCAGATGACATCCCAGACCTGTTACCATCGTTACCAAAAAGTCAAGCTGAAG CTATTTCAGAAACAGAACATTCGTTAACGGAGTCATTGGATTCTGTTTCCGAATTACCTAACACTGTAGGGCAACAGCTGCAACATTTGGTAAAATCTAGACCTCGCAGAACAAAGACCAGGGCACCCACGAGACCAATGTTGAGACCCGATCAACCAGTGGATGGTCTTGCTCTTGGAGAAGGCCTTGACGTGTTCTTCAGACCAACTACACCGACAACACCTCTCATTTCTCCTACAAGCGATGATAG CTCCTTGCATACCTTCCCGACCGATGGTAGTCCAAATTTGTCTCTTACAAGTCACAAAAGTATTCCACCTGAAACAGATAAGAAACTTGGCTGTAGTTCTCCGATGTTGAAAACACTTCTCGAACCGACACCACGATCACGATCCAGTGATAATTTAGAGAAATTCTCTCCCCTTGTTGGCAGAAGATCTCAAGGTGATTCACCATTAACCGCATCTCCGTTAGCTCGACGAAACACGACTGATAATGCTCAGAATCATGAAAGAATTGTTGCAAAATCTGATAACAGTAAAGATACAAATAGTAATGTATATAACAATAGTGTCAATAGTTCTGCCGATACATCTAAACGTAACACATTACCAATTATCGGTCCTGGTACAAGTCCACGCAGTTTACGAGATTCGGACGAAAGTAATAAAACGTTGCAACAAACAAATACCATCAATCCTTCCGATAAGGATGCAACGACTGTTCCTAAAGATTATGAAAATAGAAAGAGTTTAGCAAAAAAGTCTACAGCAGAAACTGATAAGACTGCAAATCCAgctctgccttcactcaaattaaGATCGACAGGTTTTGATCTTCGTAGTCCAACAAATGGTAGCAGTACGAAAACTAATTCAGAAGCATCGAAGTCTCCAGTATTAAAATCATTAACCAAAGGAAATAGTTCTATTACAGATGGAAAAAACAATGGTGCTCTTTCAAAAACAAAACTTATTCCACCTGTAACAGCTCCGAAACCAAGACCTTGGAGTATGACCACTGATAGAAAATCTG gtgaatttaatttattaaGCGACGGTTCTAGTCCAAATACTTCAGCAGGTAATACACCTGATTCTGGTGACGCTCTTGATGAATCAACAGATAGCGGCGTAAGTGGTCCCGCGTCATTACCGCCAACATTATCAGCAAGTAGTACTGCTAGTTCTTTAAGTAATACAAGCGTAGAGAAAAGATCAGTCAGGGAATTGGCAGCTAGtttaaacaaaaataaaacAGAAAGGAAAGAGAATG AGCATACCGCACCTGCAGCATGGAGGTCGGTGCTTCAACGTTCTATCAACCAACCAGATACCAAG GTAACGGAAGTGCCGAGAACGGTTGAAGAGAGTCGTATAAGTTTTAAGCTTCGACGTACTTCATTTTTACGTGACTCAAATTTCAACTACAACAACGATGTAGTTGACGTTTGA